A DNA window from Leishmania panamensis strain MHOM/PA/94/PSC-1 chromosome 27 sequence contains the following coding sequences:
- a CDS encoding hypothetical protein (TriTrypDB/GeneDB-style sysID: LpmP.27.0310): MRHCIRFLYVSRSGAMSGIALPPAVLGASVSSTVKLYERCLNPMTSPGDVAHLAAALLPAISRGELALHQQVQLLRILAARSIRNEDVILKCLWTVFKSPSPTDDDVSSEASNTMRCSSLSELSAHTTGAFQVMAEQRFLNDPQMTVVALGRCVELIPYASLDGLRCIYRGLRAMNHVFFSVAEVAHHSSEVTEKMTTKEFYETAGVPDEETLRHQPNLVDVLCGEVELQLRRLCDTFAQAGPGPFRVSHTLPTPIAAGPSFTPSAVRDTHEAQWFLDVLEALAVVGVLHAGTLDSLSALLSRYRTESSASFFIRALTHATRIEERVVDPLTYEESAAVRDARRHLTLYLSEEIQQVHGVHGYLRRHPQELLLLRRLFESDATEPSLSPALWDTVRTIRVAHRHTVAASLTSRRPAGMLFQKTYDVKVKPISVDNAETERFLPPEFKTWRSPAATPRGGHPRNGRPPRRVAFGTRRISKNYIRNKRKRFCPAVF; encoded by the coding sequence ATGCGACATTGCATTCGTTTCTTGTATGTGTCGAGAAGCGGTGCTATGTCTGGCATCGCGCTTCCACCTGCAGTGCTGGGGGCGAGCGTTAGCTCGACTGTCAAGCTCTACGAGCGATGCCTCAACCCGATGACCTCACCAGGCGATGTGGCACACttagcagcagctctgcttCCTGCCATCAGTAGAGGAGAGCTTGCACTGCACCAACAGGTTCAGCTACTGCGCATCCTCGCTGCACGCTCGATTCGGAACGAGGATGTCATTCTGAAGTGTCTGTGGACTGTTTTCAAATCCCCCTCGCCCACTGACGATGACGTTTCCTCAGAGGCTTCCAATACGATGCGGTGCTCTTCACTGTCCGAGCTATCCGCGCACACGACTGGCGCCTTCCAAGTAATGGCGGAGCAACGGTTTCTTAACGACCCGCAGATGACGGTCGTGGCGCTTGGCCGCTGTGTGGAGTTAATCCCCTACGCGAGTTTGGATGGGCTGCGGTGCATTTACCGCGGTTTGCGCGCCATGAACCACGTGTTCTTCAGCGtcgcggaggtggcgcatcacagcagcgaggtgaCAGAGAAGATGACGACGAAAGAATTTTACGAGACAGCGGGCGTACCCGATGAGGAGACTTTGCGACACCAACCGAATTTGGTTGATGTGCTTTGCGGTGAAGTGGAGCTACAACTGCGACGCCTGTGCGACACCTTTGCACAGGCAGGGCCCGGGCCGTTCAGGGTAAGCCACACCTTACCTACTCCGATTGCGGCAGGGCCGTCGTTCACCCCTTCGGCTGTGCGAGACACTCACGAGGCACAGTGGTTCTTGGATGTGCTGGAGGCTCTCGCCGTGGTGGGGGTGCTGCACGCCGGTACACTGGACAGCTTAAGCGCCCTCCTCAGTCGTTATCGCACCGAGTCCTCTGCCAGCTTTTTCATTAGGGCGCTAACTCACGCCACGCGCATCGAGGAACGGGTGGTGGACCCCTTGACGTACGAAGAATCAGCCGCGGTGCGCGATGCGCGTCGACATCTCACGCTGTATCTCAGCGAAGAGATACAGCAGGTGCACGGCGTCCATGGGTACCTGCGACGGCACCCCCAggagcttctcctcctccgccgcttgTTTGAGAGCGACGCCACTGaaccttccctttctcccgcTTTGTGGGACACCGTGCGAACGATTCGTGTTGCCCACCGTCACACTGTAGCGGCGTCGCTGACAAGTCGTCGACCCGCTGGGATGCTGTTCCAGAAAACGTACGATGTGAAAGTGAAGCCGATTTCAGTCGACAACGCAGAGACGGAGCGCTTCTTGCCTCCCGAGTTCAAAACATGGCGAAGCCCTGCTGCTACACCGCGCGGAGGTCACCCCCGAAATGGGCGACCACCGAGGCGTGTGGCGTTTGGCACCCGCCGCATCTCCAAGAACTACATCAGGAACAAACGTAAGAGGTTCTGTCCCGCTGTCTTTTGA